A single genomic interval of Streptomyces graminofaciens harbors:
- a CDS encoding subtype B tannase — translation MKHRAVKRRNVIVGLGATAGVAAIGGFALDAQASGGSGTKASGSTGSAVALTFDKDDYTEVTTTITTDDGDKTVKYHFYKAITYVTKPVDEKYQSLNVSVPVEIDGKTVDATDAPILFANSVGGYMPSSVADATGVGGAAMTGMPGSAAPSASASTGTGSGEVDSGGNGQVDGQGETVSNAKLALAAGYVVVEPGARGRTLVDSDGVYYGVAPAAIVDLKAAVRYVRANKGVIPGDTDRIVSSGTSAGGALSALLGASGDSPLYDSYLAETGAADASDAIFASGDWCPITDLEHADMAYEWNWGSNKLGSGSLVDQTVSKELRTAFADYQASLKLKAKGLGTLTVRNLDEYLVRTFLEPSATAYLAALSDTDRTTYLASNTFITWKNGKATLSWEDFLTHVGARKKDTPAFDAFDLSAGENNLFGKGTTEARHFTLYSLRHEGSSSARLDSDLPATLKLMNPMPFLAKANPGRAKHWWIRVGTKDSDTSLTVVGNLAAKLENLGDDVDAAMYWDAGHGANEDAADFIKWIAKVTGYRK, via the coding sequence GTGAAGCACCGGGCAGTCAAGCGCAGGAACGTGATCGTGGGACTCGGCGCGACCGCGGGGGTCGCGGCGATCGGCGGCTTCGCCCTCGACGCGCAGGCGTCGGGCGGCAGCGGCACGAAGGCCTCGGGGTCGACGGGTTCCGCCGTCGCCCTCACCTTCGACAAGGACGACTACACCGAGGTGACGACGACGATCACCACGGACGACGGCGACAAGACGGTCAAGTACCACTTCTACAAGGCGATCACGTACGTCACGAAGCCGGTCGACGAGAAGTACCAGTCGCTGAACGTCAGCGTCCCGGTCGAGATCGACGGCAAGACCGTCGACGCCACGGACGCGCCGATCCTCTTCGCCAACTCGGTCGGCGGTTACATGCCGTCGTCCGTGGCCGACGCGACGGGCGTGGGCGGCGCCGCGATGACGGGCATGCCGGGCAGCGCGGCCCCCAGCGCATCCGCCTCCACGGGAACCGGCTCCGGCGAGGTCGACTCCGGCGGGAACGGCCAGGTCGACGGCCAGGGCGAGACGGTCAGCAACGCCAAGCTCGCGCTCGCGGCCGGGTACGTCGTCGTGGAGCCGGGCGCCCGCGGCCGTACCCTCGTCGACTCGGACGGCGTCTACTACGGGGTCGCCCCGGCCGCCATCGTGGACCTCAAGGCGGCCGTGCGGTACGTCCGTGCCAACAAGGGCGTCATCCCCGGCGACACCGACCGCATCGTGTCGTCCGGGACCAGTGCGGGGGGTGCGCTGTCCGCGCTCCTTGGCGCGTCCGGCGACAGCCCGCTGTACGACTCGTACCTGGCGGAGACGGGCGCGGCCGACGCCTCCGACGCGATCTTCGCCAGCGGCGACTGGTGTCCGATCACCGACCTCGAACACGCGGACATGGCGTACGAGTGGAACTGGGGCTCCAACAAGCTCGGTTCGGGTTCGCTCGTCGACCAGACGGTGTCGAAGGAGCTGAGGACGGCGTTCGCCGACTACCAGGCCTCCCTGAAGCTGAAGGCCAAGGGGCTCGGCACACTGACCGTACGGAACCTCGACGAGTACCTGGTCAGGACGTTCCTGGAGCCGTCCGCCACCGCGTATCTGGCCGCGCTCTCCGACACCGACCGTACGACGTATCTGGCGAGCAACACCTTCATCACCTGGAAGAACGGCAAGGCGACCCTCTCCTGGGAGGACTTCCTCACGCATGTGGGGGCGCGGAAGAAGGACACCCCGGCCTTCGACGCCTTCGACCTGTCCGCCGGTGAGAACAACCTCTTCGGGAAGGGCACCACCGAAGCCCGTCACTTCACCCTCTACAGCCTCCGCCACGAGGGCAGTTCCAGCGCCCGGCTCGACAGCGACCTGCCCGCGACCCTGAAGCTGATGAACCCGATGCCCTTCCTCGCCAAGGCCAACCCGGGGCGGGCCAAGCACTGGTGGATCCGCGTCGGCACCAAGGACAGCGACACCTCGCTCACGGTCGTCGGCAACCTCGCCGCGAAGCTGGAGAACCTCGGTGACGACGTCGACGCCGCCATGTACTGGGACGCCGGCCACGGGGCCAACGAGGACGCGGCCGACTTCATCAAGTGGATCGCAAAGGTGACGGGTTACAGGAAGTAA
- a CDS encoding serine hydrolase domain-containing protein has product MRVKRLVGTALGTTLLLITAAPAASASTSAKTASPPAPLDRQVLDGTLDAVHDAGMYGTYSSVREGGERWTGASGVADVDTGREVTPNMRHRVGSISKTFTAVAILQQVDRGRVDLDAPIATYLPELFQGADRQRGETITVRMLLNHTSGIGDYVLGAFPSLAQGSTASLDEERFRRIAPEELVRLGLTAPSTGEPGARWSYSNTNYIVAGLLLEKVTGQEAGRYITRHVIDRAGLRHTTYPRTPYIKGPHSKMYESWYGVIDPPRDYSVYDMSWGGTAGAIVSTTDDLNRFYRKLLTGRLMSRTSLAEMQKTVSAPGMEYGLGLYAVDLPGCGRFWGHDGAVFGAGTISLSSPDADRQLSIGLNLMKYQRLNEDGTAFEPSPIDAAINTHIVAALCDAPQQSQSQSQSQSQSQSQSQSQSQSQSQSQSQSQSLSSSQPRSQSPSVTAQSRTPEKAALPDGLRGVDLTTGSPAVMP; this is encoded by the coding sequence ATGCGCGTCAAGCGCCTCGTCGGGACGGCCCTCGGCACCACGCTCCTCCTCATCACCGCTGCCCCCGCGGCGTCCGCATCCACATCCGCCAAGACCGCCTCGCCCCCCGCGCCGTTAGACCGCCAGGTCCTGGACGGCACCCTCGACGCCGTCCATGACGCGGGCATGTACGGCACGTACTCCTCCGTCCGCGAGGGCGGCGAACGCTGGACCGGCGCCTCCGGTGTCGCCGACGTGGACACGGGCCGCGAGGTCACCCCGAACATGCGGCACCGCGTGGGCAGCATCAGCAAGACGTTCACGGCGGTGGCGATCCTCCAGCAGGTGGACCGGGGCCGCGTCGACCTGGACGCGCCCATCGCCACGTACCTCCCGGAGCTCTTCCAGGGCGCCGACCGTCAGCGCGGCGAGACCATCACCGTACGCATGCTCCTCAACCACACCAGCGGCATCGGCGACTACGTCCTCGGCGCCTTCCCGTCCCTCGCCCAGGGCTCCACGGCGAGCCTCGACGAGGAACGCTTCCGCCGGATAGCGCCGGAGGAACTGGTACGCCTGGGCCTCACGGCCCCCTCCACCGGCGAGCCGGGCGCCCGCTGGTCGTACTCGAACACGAACTACATCGTCGCGGGCCTGCTCCTCGAGAAGGTGACGGGCCAGGAGGCCGGCCGGTACATCACACGGCACGTGATCGACAGAGCGGGCCTGCGCCACACCACGTACCCCCGGACCCCGTACATCAAGGGCCCGCACTCGAAGATGTACGAGTCGTGGTACGGCGTGATCGACCCGCCCCGCGACTACAGCGTCTACGACATGTCCTGGGGCGGCACGGCGGGCGCGATCGTCTCGACGACGGACGACCTGAACCGCTTCTACCGCAAGCTGCTCACCGGCAGGCTGATGAGCCGTACGTCGCTGGCCGAGATGCAGAAGACGGTCTCCGCGCCCGGCATGGAGTACGGCCTCGGCCTCTACGCCGTCGACCTTCCCGGCTGCGGCCGCTTCTGGGGCCACGACGGCGCGGTCTTCGGCGCCGGCACGATCAGCCTCTCCAGCCCCGACGCCGACCGCCAGCTCTCCATCGGCCTCAACCTCATGAAGTACCAGCGCCTGAACGAGGACGGCACGGCCTTCGAACCGAGCCCGATCGACGCGGCGATCAACACGCACATCGTCGCGGCGCTGTGCGATGCGCCGCAGCAGTCGCAGTCGCAGTCGCAGTCGCAGTCGCAGTCGCAGTCGCAGTCGCAGTCGCAGTCGCAGTCGCAGTCGCAGTCGCAGTCGCAGTCGCAGTCGCTGTCGTCGTCGCAGCCGCGGTCGCAGTCGCCTTCGGTGACCGCGCAGTCCCGTACGCCGGAGAAGGCGGCCCTGCCGGACGGGCTGCGGGGCGTGGACCTGACGACCGGGAGCCCGGCCGTCATGCCCTGA
- a CDS encoding ArsR/SmtB family transcription factor, giving the protein MTTPLYQLKAEFFKTLGHPARIRVLELLSEREHAVAEMLPEVGIEPAHLSQQLAVLRRANLVVTRKEGSTVHYSLTSPHIAELLRVARTILSGVLTGQAELLADLKAAQGEEGP; this is encoded by the coding sequence ATGACCACCCCGCTGTACCAACTGAAGGCCGAGTTCTTCAAAACCCTCGGCCACCCGGCCCGCATCCGCGTCCTGGAACTGCTCAGCGAACGCGAACACGCGGTCGCGGAGATGCTCCCCGAGGTCGGCATCGAACCGGCCCACCTGTCGCAACAACTGGCGGTACTACGCCGAGCCAACCTGGTGGTCACCCGCAAGGAAGGCTCCACGGTCCACTACTCCCTCACCAGCCCCCACATCGCCGAACTCCTCCGCGTGGCCCGCACGATCCTCTCCGGGGTACTGACGGGCCAGGCGGAACTCCTGGCGGACTTGAAGGCGGCGCAGGGGGAGGAGGGGCCGTAG
- a CDS encoding SulP family inorganic anion transporter — protein sequence MSAISTAMSALTRRVSSLLPTRADVVEMGRAPRRDLLAGLTVAIVALPLALGFGVSSGLGAEAGLATAVVAGAFAAVFGGSNLQVSGPTGAMTVVLVPIVGAYGPTGVLTVGLMAGLMLVALAALRAGRYMQYVPAPVVEGFTLGIACVIGLQQLPGALGVPKPEGDRVLVVTWRAVEEFVRHPNWTAVGLALAVAAVMLAGARWRPTIPFSIVAVIAATVVAQAAGLDEAKPIGDLPAGLPAPSLSFLDLGGLGSLLAPAVAVAALAALESLLSASVADGMTVGQQHDPDRELFGQGLANIAAPLFGGVPATGAIARTAVNVRTGANSRLAALTHAAILAVVVFAAAPLVSRIPLAALAGVLLATAVRMVEVGSLRAMAKATRSDALILVLTAVATLALDLVYAVIIGLAVAGALALRAVAKQARFDQVPLDRGDHAAEEHALLAEHIVAYRIDGPLFFAAAHRFLLELTDVADVSVVILRMSRVSTMDATGALVLKDAVEKLSRRGILVLASGIRPGQRQVLDSVGALELLRHEGPEYGYGSTPEAIRAARDHLRGAGVLPVPTGAERAGVGGRIP from the coding sequence ATGTCCGCAATATCAACCGCTATGTCCGCCCTGACCCGACGGGTCTCGTCACTGCTGCCCACCCGCGCGGACGTCGTGGAGATGGGGCGCGCGCCCCGGCGGGACCTGCTGGCCGGGCTGACCGTGGCGATCGTCGCGCTGCCGCTCGCGCTCGGCTTCGGGGTCTCCTCCGGGCTGGGCGCCGAGGCCGGGCTGGCGACCGCGGTGGTCGCGGGCGCGTTCGCCGCAGTGTTCGGCGGGTCGAACCTCCAGGTGTCCGGCCCGACGGGTGCGATGACGGTGGTCCTCGTCCCCATCGTGGGCGCGTACGGCCCGACCGGCGTCCTCACCGTCGGGCTCATGGCCGGACTGATGCTCGTCGCCCTGGCCGCACTGCGCGCCGGGCGCTATATGCAGTACGTGCCCGCGCCGGTCGTCGAGGGCTTCACGCTCGGCATCGCGTGCGTGATCGGCCTCCAGCAGCTCCCGGGCGCACTCGGCGTACCGAAGCCGGAGGGCGACCGCGTACTGGTGGTGACCTGGCGGGCGGTCGAGGAGTTCGTACGGCACCCGAACTGGACCGCCGTCGGCCTCGCGCTCGCGGTGGCCGCGGTGATGCTGGCGGGGGCGCGGTGGAGGCCGACGATCCCCTTCTCCATCGTCGCGGTGATCGCGGCGACGGTGGTGGCGCAGGCGGCCGGCCTGGACGAGGCGAAGCCGATCGGCGACCTGCCGGCCGGGCTGCCCGCGCCGTCGCTGTCCTTCCTGGATCTGGGTGGGCTGGGCTCCCTGCTCGCCCCGGCGGTGGCGGTCGCGGCCCTGGCCGCCCTGGAGTCCTTGCTGTCCGCCTCGGTGGCCGACGGCATGACGGTCGGTCAACAGCACGATCCCGACCGGGAGTTGTTCGGCCAGGGCCTCGCCAACATCGCGGCCCCGCTCTTCGGCGGCGTACCCGCCACGGGTGCCATCGCCCGTACGGCCGTCAACGTCCGCACGGGCGCGAACTCCCGCCTGGCCGCGCTCACCCACGCGGCGATCCTGGCGGTCGTCGTCTTCGCGGCCGCGCCCCTCGTCTCCAGGATCCCGCTGGCCGCCCTCGCCGGCGTACTGCTCGCCACGGCCGTCCGCATGGTCGAGGTCGGCTCGCTGCGGGCGATGGCGAAGGCCACCCGCTCCGACGCGCTGATCCTCGTACTGACCGCCGTCGCGACCCTCGCCCTTGACCTGGTCTACGCCGTGATCATCGGCCTGGCGGTGGCGGGCGCCCTGGCGCTGCGCGCGGTGGCCAAGCAGGCCCGCTTCGACCAGGTACCGCTGGACCGGGGGGACCACGCGGCCGAGGAACACGCCCTGCTCGCCGAGCACATCGTCGCGTACCGCATCGACGGCCCGCTGTTCTTCGCCGCCGCGCACCGCTTCCTGCTGGAGCTGACGGATGTGGCCGACGTCAGCGTCGTCATCCTGCGCATGTCGAGGGTGTCGACGATGGACGCCACGGGCGCCCTGGTCCTCAAGGACGCGGTGGAGAAGCTGAGCCGCCGCGGCATCCTCGTCCTGGCCTCGGGCATCCGCCCCGGCCAGCGCCAGGTCCTGGACTCCGTGGGCGCGCTGGAACTGCTGCGGCACGAGGGCCCGGAGTACGGCTACGGCAGCACACCGGAGGCGATCCGCGCGGCGCGGGACCATCTGCGGGGGGCCGGGGTGCTGCCCGTGCCGACCGGCGCCGAACGGGCGGGCGTGGGCGGCCGGATTCCGTGA
- a CDS encoding RraA family protein, which yields MSDARGFDSIPTTTVADVLGREQVMDIGIRPLWPSMPRLAGPAFTVRCPPGDNLMLHAAIYRAAPGSVIVVESGDLDYALAGGNVCAVAQRRGVAGFVLDGLIRDAAEVREAGFPVFARGVIPIPGTKAAVEPVDVPVWCGGVRVAPGDMVVADEEGVVVVPGGRREEVLGVARAKLAKEAAESLDAWEAAHRARIEKALGEALS from the coding sequence ATGAGTGACGCTCGCGGGTTCGACAGCATCCCTACGACCACCGTCGCCGACGTCCTCGGACGGGAACAGGTCATGGACATCGGGATCCGTCCGCTGTGGCCCTCGATGCCCCGTCTGGCCGGGCCGGCGTTCACCGTGCGGTGCCCTCCCGGGGACAACCTGATGCTGCACGCGGCGATCTACCGCGCGGCGCCGGGCTCGGTGATCGTGGTCGAGTCGGGCGACCTGGACTACGCGCTCGCCGGGGGCAATGTCTGCGCGGTCGCCCAGCGGCGCGGTGTCGCCGGGTTCGTGCTGGACGGGCTGATCCGTGATGCGGCGGAGGTGCGGGAGGCGGGGTTCCCGGTGTTCGCGCGGGGGGTGATCCCGATCCCCGGGACCAAGGCGGCCGTGGAGCCGGTCGATGTTCCGGTGTGGTGCGGCGGGGTGCGGGTGGCCCCCGGGGACATGGTGGTCGCCGACGAGGAGGGTGTCGTGGTCGTGCCCGGTGGCCGCCGGGAGGAGGTGCTCGGCGTGGCGCGGGCGAAGCTGGCGAAGGAGGCCGCCGAGTCCCTCGACGCCTGGGAGGCCGCGCATCGGGCGCGGATCGAGAAGGCGTTGGGGGAGGCCCTCTCTTGA
- a CDS encoding glycoside hydrolase family 2 TIM barrel-domain containing protein: MPHPHPHPHPHPEPRSRPVVSRRRLLEGGAAVLGALALSGSGAGIGPGTAFAAAPDADTAGNPEWNGNMALFRVGTEPAHTTLMPYADVRQALKADRTDSPYRLSLDGKWKFAYADRPDDRDPDFYGTDVDDSDWDTIPVPAVWQLHGYDFPIYINITYPWWGPNGKGQDAQPPAAPTTYNPVGQYRRTFTVPKDWDGRRTFLHFEGVKSAHYVWVNGELVGYHEDSYTPAEYDITPHLKPGRKNHLAVEVYRYSDGDWLEDQDMIRLSGIFRSVYLYSTPAVHLRDFKLDTPLSDDYKAAELSVTASVRSYKDGQDGSSYSVETQLYDDRGHPVWSRPLQQSVSVGAVGKDVTVQKSKSVPSPSLWSAEHPNLYTAVLRLRDPRGKVVETLSHRVGFREFALKDGRMRINGRPVSFRGTNRHEMHPDRGTALTRADMVKDIGIIKRMNINSVRTSHYPNNPIWYELADEYGIYLVDETNLETHGIRDRYPGNDPDWSAACVARAQNMVHRDKNHASVVIWSLGNEAGGGSTFVNMRDWIKSYDTTRVVQYEGDDRPTISDIRSEMYDSPGRVEQRAKDTADTRPYVMIEYSHSMGNSTGNFKKYWDLIRRHDVLQGGWIWDFVDQSLTTPTPTRKLFTESGPKGLRGEIVNGSGTFDRDKGVTYATVFARDTSLDLTGSLTLEAWVTPHFTGYHQPILAKGDTQYALKQTNNSVEFFIYGGGQWVSATWALPADGWTGAEHHIAGVFDADSGTLTLYVDGEAKATRTTTRKPANNTAPLALGTDTDNPTREFSGTIRRARVYARALGATELASSSRGPKDEGVRFWFDAATVGVEEKKPKDRTFFAYGGDWGDHPNDGAFVADGIVTADRAHTGKAAEVKQIYQAINVARRSGGLGAITLTNEYLFTNIREFNGSWELVADGKVVRRGKLTRAQLDVPPLSSKDITVPVKPPAAPAPGTEYFLQLSFTTKERTPWAKAGFEVAKQQLALDAGGPAVKPVPLAKVPTLSYEDTTASVKVTGKHFSVAVDKKTGTITSYKAGGTRLIDSGPVPNYWRAPTDNDNGNGQHTRNQTWRDAGARREVKGVEVRALAGRAVIVEVKGTLPTTTESTYTTTYTVFGNGEIKVDHTLHPGASSLPYIPEVGGMLFLPRRLDRLHYYGRGPEENHWDRNDGTDVGLYSGTVAEQWSSYIRPQENGNKTDVRWVALTGRTGSGLLVSAEPGTLLEFNASHFTPEDLSAGVRHDFQLTPRDAVVLRVNHRQMGIGGDNSWGAHTHDEYKLFANRDYTYTYRICPLDDVEEAMKASRRPTATE, from the coding sequence ATGCCCCACCCGCACCCGCATCCCCACCCCCACCCCGAACCCCGGTCCCGCCCCGTCGTCAGCCGCCGTCGGCTGCTGGAGGGCGGGGCCGCCGTACTCGGTGCCCTCGCCCTCTCCGGAAGCGGCGCCGGCATCGGCCCCGGCACCGCGTTCGCCGCCGCACCGGACGCCGACACCGCCGGAAACCCCGAGTGGAACGGCAACATGGCCCTCTTCCGGGTCGGCACCGAACCGGCCCACACCACTCTCATGCCGTACGCGGACGTCAGACAGGCGCTCAAGGCCGACCGCACCGACTCCCCGTACCGGCTGAGCCTCGACGGCAAGTGGAAGTTCGCGTACGCGGACCGGCCCGACGACCGGGACCCCGACTTCTACGGCACCGACGTCGACGACAGCGACTGGGACACCATCCCCGTGCCGGCCGTCTGGCAGCTGCACGGCTACGACTTCCCGATCTACATCAACATCACGTACCCGTGGTGGGGGCCCAACGGGAAGGGCCAGGACGCCCAGCCGCCCGCCGCGCCGACCACGTACAACCCCGTCGGGCAGTACCGGCGTACCTTCACCGTCCCGAAGGACTGGGACGGGCGTCGTACGTTCCTGCACTTCGAGGGCGTGAAGTCCGCGCACTACGTCTGGGTCAACGGCGAACTCGTCGGCTATCACGAGGACTCGTACACGCCCGCCGAGTACGACATCACCCCGCATCTCAAGCCGGGCCGGAAGAACCACCTCGCCGTCGAGGTGTACCGCTACTCGGACGGGGACTGGCTGGAGGACCAGGACATGATCCGGCTGAGCGGGATCTTCCGCTCGGTCTACCTCTACTCCACGCCCGCCGTCCACCTACGCGACTTCAAGCTCGACACCCCGCTCAGCGACGACTACAAGGCCGCCGAGCTGTCCGTCACCGCGAGCGTGCGCAGCTACAAGGACGGTCAGGACGGCTCGTCGTACTCCGTCGAGACGCAGCTCTACGACGACCGCGGGCACCCCGTCTGGTCCCGGCCGCTCCAGCAGAGCGTCTCCGTCGGAGCGGTCGGCAAGGACGTGACCGTACAGAAAAGCAAATCCGTACCCTCCCCCTCCCTCTGGTCCGCCGAGCATCCGAACCTCTACACGGCCGTGCTGCGGCTGCGCGATCCACGCGGGAAGGTCGTCGAGACGCTCTCGCACCGCGTCGGGTTCCGGGAGTTCGCGCTCAAGGACGGGCGGATGCGGATCAACGGGCGGCCGGTCTCCTTCCGGGGCACCAACCGGCACGAGATGCACCCTGACCGTGGCACCGCCCTCACCCGCGCGGACATGGTGAAGGACATCGGGATCATCAAGCGGATGAACATCAACTCCGTCCGCACCTCCCACTACCCGAACAACCCGATCTGGTACGAACTCGCGGACGAGTACGGCATCTACCTCGTCGACGAGACGAACCTCGAAACACACGGCATTCGCGATCGCTACCCCGGAAACGACCCCGACTGGTCCGCCGCCTGTGTCGCCCGCGCGCAGAACATGGTCCACCGCGACAAGAACCACGCCTCGGTCGTCATCTGGTCGCTCGGCAACGAGGCGGGCGGCGGCAGCACGTTCGTCAACATGCGGGACTGGATCAAGTCGTACGACACGACGCGCGTCGTCCAGTACGAGGGCGACGACCGGCCGACGATCAGCGACATCCGCTCGGAGATGTACGACAGCCCGGGGCGGGTCGAGCAGCGGGCGAAGGACACCGCCGACACCCGGCCTTACGTGATGATCGAGTACTCGCACTCGATGGGTAACTCGACCGGCAACTTCAAGAAGTACTGGGACCTGATACGCCGCCACGACGTCCTCCAGGGCGGCTGGATCTGGGACTTCGTCGACCAGTCGCTGACCACCCCGACCCCGACGCGGAAGCTGTTCACCGAGTCCGGGCCGAAGGGGCTGCGCGGCGAGATCGTCAACGGCTCGGGCACGTTCGACCGGGACAAGGGCGTCACGTACGCGACCGTCTTCGCCCGCGACACCTCCCTCGACCTCACCGGCTCACTCACCCTCGAAGCCTGGGTCACCCCGCACTTCACCGGCTACCACCAGCCGATCCTCGCCAAGGGCGACACCCAGTACGCGCTGAAGCAGACCAACAACAGCGTCGAGTTCTTCATCTACGGCGGCGGGCAGTGGGTGAGCGCCACCTGGGCCCTCCCGGCCGACGGCTGGACCGGCGCCGAGCACCACATCGCCGGTGTCTTCGACGCCGACTCCGGCACGCTCACCCTCTACGTCGACGGCGAGGCGAAGGCCACCCGGACGACCACCCGCAAGCCCGCGAACAACACCGCCCCGCTCGCCCTCGGCACCGACACCGACAACCCGACCCGCGAGTTCAGCGGCACGATCCGCCGGGCCCGGGTGTACGCCCGCGCCCTCGGCGCCACCGAGCTGGCGTCCAGCAGCCGGGGCCCGAAGGACGAGGGGGTCCGCTTCTGGTTCGACGCGGCCACGGTCGGCGTCGAGGAGAAGAAGCCCAAGGACCGCACCTTCTTCGCGTACGGCGGCGACTGGGGCGACCACCCCAACGACGGGGCCTTCGTCGCCGACGGCATCGTCACCGCCGACCGCGCCCACACGGGCAAGGCCGCCGAGGTCAAGCAGATCTACCAGGCGATCAATGTCGCGCGGAGGTCAGGGGGCCTCGGCGCGATCACCCTCACGAACGAGTACCTCTTCACCAACATCCGTGAGTTCAACGGCAGTTGGGAGCTGGTCGCCGACGGCAAGGTCGTCCGACGCGGCAAGCTCACTCGCGCCCAGCTCGACGTCCCCCCGCTCTCCAGCAAGGACATCACGGTCCCGGTGAAGCCGCCGGCTGCCCCCGCCCCCGGCACCGAGTACTTCCTCCAGCTCTCCTTCACCACCAAGGAGCGCACCCCATGGGCGAAGGCCGGCTTCGAGGTCGCCAAGCAGCAGCTCGCCCTCGACGCGGGCGGCCCGGCGGTGAAGCCGGTACCGCTGGCGAAGGTGCCGACCCTGTCGTACGAGGACACGACGGCGTCGGTCAAGGTCACCGGTAAGCACTTCTCCGTCGCGGTCGACAAGAAGACCGGGACGATCACCTCGTACAAGGCCGGCGGGACCCGGCTCATCGACTCCGGGCCCGTGCCCAACTACTGGCGGGCGCCCACCGACAACGACAACGGCAACGGGCAGCACACCCGCAACCAGACCTGGCGGGACGCGGGCGCACGGCGCGAGGTGAAGGGCGTCGAGGTGCGCGCGCTGGCCGGCCGGGCCGTGATCGTCGAGGTCAAGGGCACACTGCCGACGACCACCGAGTCCACGTACACGACGACGTACACCGTGTTCGGCAACGGTGAGATCAAGGTGGACCACACCCTCCACCCGGGCGCGTCCTCGCTGCCGTACATCCCCGAGGTCGGCGGCATGCTCTTCCTCCCCCGCCGCCTGGACCGGCTGCACTACTACGGCCGGGGCCCGGAGGAGAACCACTGGGACCGCAACGACGGCACCGACGTGGGCCTGTACTCCGGGACCGTCGCCGAGCAGTGGTCCTCGTACATCCGCCCCCAGGAGAACGGCAACAAGACGGACGTCCGCTGGGTCGCCCTCACGGGCCGCACCGGCTCCGGGCTGCTGGTCTCCGCCGAGCCCGGGACGCTGCTGGAGTTCAACGCCTCGCACTTCACCCCCGAGGACCTGTCGGCCGGTGTCCGCCACGACTTCCAGCTCACCCCGCGCGACGCGGTGGTGCTCCGCGTCAACCACCGCCAGATGGGCATCGGCGGCGACAACAGCTGGGGCGCCCACACCCACGACGAGTACAAGCTCTTCGCCAACCGCGACTACACGTACACGTATCGGATCTGCCCCCTGGACGACGTCGAGGAGGCGATGAAGGCCTCGCGGCGGCCCACGGCCACGGAGTAG